Proteins encoded by one window of Panicum virgatum strain AP13 chromosome 7N, P.virgatum_v5, whole genome shotgun sequence:
- the LOC120681369 gene encoding annexin-like protein RJ4, whose amino-acid sequence MATNTVCQVVPSPAEDAAALLKAFQGWGTDEQAVIAILARRDATQRKQIILTYEQMYNESLLQRLQSELSGDFERAMCQWILDPDERQAVTANAAMKCIQEEYPVIIEIACAISSEEFIAVKKAYHVLYKCSLEEDVAACSTGNLRSLLLALVSTYRYDGKDVNMGLAKSEAKIVHEVLRNGAIDNEELIRIVGTRSKAQLKATFSCFKDEHNSSITKALLHATDPTCYLRALRTTVRCIADANKYFAKVLRNATREAGTDEDTLTRVVVMHAEKDLKGISSAFQKRTSVTLEQVIAKETSGDYRSFLMALLGS is encoded by the exons ATGGCAACAAATACTGTTTGTCAAGTTGTCCCTTCTCCCGCTGAAGATGCCGCGGCTCTCTTGAAGGCTTTCCAAG GATGGGGCACGGACGAACAGGCAGTTATAGCCATCTTAGCTCGGCGTGACGCGACTCAGAGGAAACAGATTATTTTGACCTATGAACAGATGTACAACGAAAGCCTACTGCAACGCCTGCAGTCAGAGCTCTCTGGAGATTTTGAG AGAGCAATGTGCCAGTGGATACTGGACCCTGATGAGAGGCAGGCTGTGACGGCGAACGCTGCGATGAAATGCATCCAGGAGGAGTACCCAGTCATCATCGAGATCGCTTGCGCTATCTCTTCTGAGGAGTTTATAGCAGTGAAGAAGGCCTACCATGTTCTGTACAAGTGCTCCCTGGAAGAAGATGTCGCTGCTTGCTCCACGGGAAATCTTCGCAGT CTTTTGCTTGCCCTAGTGAGCACCTACAGGTACGATGGCAAAGATGTAAACATGGGGTTAGCAAAATCAGAGGCGAAGATTGTTCATGAGGTTTTGCGAAATGGCGCAATTGATAATGAGGAGCTCATCAGGATCGTGGGTACTAGGAGCAAAGCACAGCTCAAAGCCACATTCAGCTGCTTTAAAGATGAGCACAACAGCAGCATCACCAAG GCACTACTACATGCAACCGATCCGACATGCTACTTGCGCGCTCTGCGAACCACAGTGAGGTGCATTGCAGATGCAAACAAATATTTTGCCAAG GTTCTGAGGAACGCTACACGTGAAGCAGGGACTGATGAGGATACCCTAACCCGTGTGGTCGTAATGCACGCCGAGAAAGACTTGAAGGGCATCAGCAGCGCGTTCCAGAAGAGGACCTCGGTTACCTTAGAGCAAGTCATTGCCAAGGAAACCTCGGGTGACTACAGGAGCTTCCTCATGGCTCTCCTTGGAAGCTAA